Proteins encoded within one genomic window of Geotalea daltonii FRC-32:
- a CDS encoding YgaP family membrane protein, with the protein MHIDRMLRLIAGFFVMLSVALAHLHSINWLWFTAFIGLNLFQSAFTNWCPMMTILAKAGVPKLPPNCGCK; encoded by the coding sequence ATGCATATCGACAGAATGCTCAGGCTGATTGCCGGATTTTTCGTCATGCTGTCAGTGGCACTGGCTCATCTTCATAGTATAAACTGGCTCTGGTTCACTGCCTTTATCGGCCTCAATCTTTTTCAATCGGCCTTTACCAATTGGTGCCCGATGATGACTATTCTGGCGAAGGCCGGGGTGCCCAAGCTGCCACCC
- a CDS encoding C-GCAxxG-C-C family protein: MFWSKQKKDEIEVEGVVGNVAAEAEGLFRSGKMHCAEAVLAAIRSNFAPQIPEAVVRMASGFGGGSGSGCVCGAVAGGTIALALVLQEDKKQIGSLTKELHKWFKEQYGATCCKVITQKDKGGCPLLTGNVAGKVAEMLKVTQEK; this comes from the coding sequence ATGTTCTGGTCAAAGCAAAAAAAAGATGAGATCGAGGTTGAAGGGGTGGTGGGCAATGTGGCTGCAGAAGCTGAAGGTCTGTTCCGTTCCGGGAAAATGCATTGCGCCGAAGCTGTACTGGCGGCAATCCGAAGCAACTTCGCTCCGCAAATTCCTGAGGCGGTGGTGCGGATGGCCTCAGGTTTTGGTGGTGGTTCCGGCTCCGGCTGCGTCTGCGGAGCCGTTGCCGGGGGAACCATTGCCCTTGCCCTTGTTCTTCAGGAGGATAAGAAGCAGATAGGCTCCCTGACAAAAGAGCTGCACAAGTGGTTCAAGGAACAGTACGGAGCGACCTGCTGCAAGGTTATAACACAAAAGGACAAAGGGGGCTGCCCTCTTCTTACCGGCAATGTGGCCGGCAAAGTGGCGGAAATGCTAAAGGTCACACAGGAAAAATAA
- a CDS encoding efflux RND transporter periplasmic adaptor subunit, with translation MRLWKTGRLAVYVVLVLLVNSACSKSKEGTKEGPGPIVSGIIVEKMVTEMVPEQVEAVGSIRSINSAQIAARIAGTVTSMKVREGDSVGKGALLMTLASAETTAGAAGARAAVEQASHGVEEARSRKQFADVTFERYQKLLQEEAVTRQEYDGRLSEKEVAARSLAKAEAALAAAREGARGASSLAGYGKIYAPISGIIVTRLVDVGMTVFPGTQLFTLEEQGAYRLEVAAPESLLGKVKVGGRVPVSLDGVPAAKTGVVEEVVPAVDRATRTFIVKIALTDKGLRSGSYGSANFQMGTRQGLLLVKKAVVTQGALTSVWVVGQDGIVRMRIVKTGKTVGDKVEILAGLAIGEAVVTAGMEKVVEGARVEEKSRQQ, from the coding sequence ATGAGGTTATGGAAAACAGGTCGGCTTGCAGTATATGTCGTACTGGTGTTGCTGGTGAATTCAGCATGCAGCAAGTCGAAAGAAGGGACAAAAGAAGGTCCGGGTCCGATTGTCTCCGGAATAATTGTCGAAAAAATGGTTACAGAGATGGTTCCCGAGCAGGTTGAGGCTGTGGGCTCCATCCGCTCGATAAACTCTGCCCAGATCGCAGCACGCATAGCAGGGACTGTGACCTCAATGAAGGTGAGGGAAGGGGACAGTGTCGGCAAGGGTGCGCTACTTATGACTCTGGCATCTGCTGAAACTACCGCAGGGGCAGCCGGTGCCAGGGCTGCTGTTGAACAGGCGAGCCATGGGGTGGAAGAAGCCCGATCGAGAAAGCAATTTGCCGATGTGACGTTTGAGAGGTACCAGAAATTGTTGCAAGAAGAGGCGGTAACCCGCCAGGAGTATGACGGCAGGCTGTCGGAAAAGGAGGTGGCAGCGAGGTCTTTGGCAAAGGCTGAAGCTGCACTTGCCGCAGCCAGGGAAGGGGCACGGGGGGCATCCAGCTTGGCCGGATACGGGAAAATATATGCGCCGATCAGCGGTATTATTGTAACCAGACTGGTTGATGTGGGGATGACGGTGTTTCCAGGTACACAACTTTTTACCTTGGAAGAGCAAGGCGCCTATCGACTTGAGGTCGCTGCCCCGGAATCGCTGCTGGGTAAGGTAAAGGTCGGTGGCCGGGTCCCTGTAAGTCTGGATGGGGTGCCGGCTGCAAAAACAGGGGTAGTGGAAGAAGTTGTCCCAGCAGTGGATAGGGCAACGCGGACATTCATCGTCAAAATTGCTTTAACCGATAAAGGGCTGCGTTCCGGTTCATACGGGAGTGCCAATTTCCAGATGGGAACTCGCCAGGGACTTTTGCTGGTGAAAAAAGCCGTGGTAACCCAAGGCGCGCTGACGTCGGTCTGGGTTGTGGGACAGGATGGTATCGTTCGCATGAGGATAGTAAAGACAGGAAAAACAGTGGGAGACAAGGTGGAGATCTTGGCTGGACTGGCAATCGGTGAGGCGGTTGTCACGGCAGGGATGGAGAAAGTTGTGGAGGGGGCAAGGGTTGAAGAGAAATCCCGTCAGCAATAA
- a CDS encoding NADH-quinone oxidoreductase subunit N yields METIPMPAINFAAVMPETILSVFAMVLLLVNVFVPGKQKAYLAYLSLIGIIVAGVSVFNAWDAPLSLQEGFNGSVLQDNFSLFFKAIFLVSAALTLLISDQYLERENCNHGEIYPLILLATAGMMLMASGTDLMTIFLGLEVLSVALYVLAGFNRENLKSNEAGLKYFLLGAFSTGFLLYGMALTYGATGSTKIANIASYVSQNGAVTANPLFLVGMLLIAVGFSFKIAAAPFHMWTPDVYEGAPTPITAFMSAGPKAAGFAAFIRVMVFAFPTLKADWSDLLWILAVLTMTIGNIIALKQDNIKRVLAYSSIAHAGYALVGFAAGSAEGAAGILFYMLSYAFMNIGAFAIIILIGKKGEANSNVTDFAGLGFRRPVLAVLMAIFLFSLAGIPPMVGFVGKFYLFSAAIKSGYIWLAIIGVLNSAASVYYYLRVMVYMYMKDPVEEFDWVKVTPAIALCLVISVAGVMIPGVVPGYLLQLAQKAVLF; encoded by the coding sequence TCGGTATTTGCCATGGTGCTTCTGCTGGTCAATGTCTTTGTCCCTGGCAAACAGAAGGCTTATCTTGCTTACCTGAGTCTCATAGGTATTATCGTTGCCGGAGTCAGCGTATTCAATGCTTGGGATGCACCGCTCTCACTCCAGGAGGGCTTTAACGGTTCAGTATTACAGGATAACTTCTCTCTGTTTTTCAAAGCCATTTTCCTTGTGTCCGCAGCCTTGACGTTGCTTATCAGTGACCAGTATCTTGAGCGGGAAAACTGCAACCATGGGGAAATTTACCCCCTCATACTGCTGGCAACGGCAGGTATGATGCTGATGGCATCGGGAACTGATCTCATGACCATCTTCCTGGGCCTCGAAGTTTTATCTGTCGCCCTTTATGTTCTTGCTGGATTCAACAGGGAGAATTTAAAATCAAATGAAGCAGGTTTGAAGTACTTCCTGCTCGGCGCCTTTTCTACCGGTTTCCTTCTTTACGGAATGGCTCTTACTTATGGTGCCACCGGGTCAACCAAGATTGCAAATATTGCCTCATACGTGAGCCAGAATGGTGCGGTTACAGCTAACCCGCTGTTCCTCGTTGGCATGCTGCTGATTGCTGTCGGGTTTTCCTTCAAAATTGCTGCTGCGCCCTTCCATATGTGGACCCCGGACGTTTATGAAGGTGCTCCCACACCGATTACAGCATTTATGTCCGCAGGCCCCAAGGCTGCAGGTTTCGCAGCATTCATCCGTGTAATGGTGTTTGCTTTCCCGACTCTGAAAGCGGATTGGTCGGATCTGCTATGGATCCTTGCTGTGCTGACTATGACTATCGGTAACATCATTGCTCTTAAGCAGGACAATATAAAAAGGGTTCTTGCCTATTCCTCGATCGCCCATGCCGGATATGCCCTGGTCGGTTTTGCTGCCGGTAGCGCAGAGGGTGCTGCAGGTATTTTGTTCTACATGCTTTCATACGCATTTATGAATATCGGGGCATTTGCCATCATCATCCTCATAGGGAAAAAAGGCGAGGCAAACAGCAATGTTACAGATTTCGCAGGTCTTGGTTTCAGAAGACCAGTGCTTGCCGTTCTGATGGCCATTTTCCTCTTTTCCCTTGCCGGCATTCCCCCCATGGTTGGATTTGTCGGTAAATTCTACCTCTTCTCCGCTGCCATCAAGTCCGGTTATATCTGGCTTGCCATCATAGGCGTCCTTAACAGTGCCGCCTCCGTATACTATTATCTGCGGGTGATGGTCTACATGTACATGAAAGATCCCGTTGAGGAATTCGACTGGGTTAAGGTAACGCCTGCTATTGCCTTGTGTCTTGTTATCTCGGTGGCCGGGGTTATGATACCGGGTGTTGTTCCCGGTTATTTGCTGCAGCTGGCCCAGAAGGCAGTCCTCTTTTAA
- a CDS encoding efflux RND transporter permease subunit, translating into MSGLGFAGRIARAFIDSKLTPLIVGASLLLGLYAVLVTPREEEPQIVVPMIDIYLPMPGATPREVEERVVKPMEAKMWEIKGVEYIYSASRPGLGIVTVRYKVGEDMENSLVKLYNKVMSSKAALPPGAGEPQVAPKSIDDVPILTLTLWSERYDHYTLRRVARELCDELKKSENVAESDIKGGQARQIKVRLDPGKLAGLGLSPLQVMGALQKENSAVRSGSFSGMSKDYLVETGTFLAGADTVRRIVVAAKAGRPVYVEDVATVEDGPEEAKDYVFHGLGRSAEGVEKASRAASYPAVTLSFAKRKGANATWVAEDLVKKTELLKGKLIPSDVHVTVTRNYGETAREKNNELLFHMFLAAFSVTILIAVFMGWRAGAVAAIAIPVTLALTMLIFNQIGYTLNRITLFALIFSIGILVDDAIVVVENIHRYFTTTRFAPLEASIKAVDEIGNPTILATFAVIASILPMGFVGGLMGPYMRPIPVGASMAMLFSLLIAFIVTPYFAYRFMKGESHFGREEVVKESRLTLFYRRFMGNLLHKKRVRYVFLTGVVVLLLASCSLIYFKLVTVKMLPFDNKNELQVIVDAPDGTALEETARMLAEMGDALRNVPEVVDFQTYVGVSSPFNFNGLVRHYYLRKGSNVGDIQVNLVHKSKRSEQSHDIAKKIRPVLKTIADRYSARLKVAEIPPGPPVLSTLVAEVYGPDQETRLTIAAQVKEIFRKTAGVVDTDWYVEDDQAKISFQVDKEKAALSGIATEDVAKTLQIALDGMNAGIAHLPNEKEPVGINLRLPVERRSSIADLSFIHIAGTHGNVPLTELIRVKNGAEDKSLYRKNLKNVVYVTGDVAGVVEAPVYAILKMQKEIDKIALPGGYKIEQRAASQPWSEIRPGLKWDGEWHITYEVFRDLGLAFAAVMVLIYVLVVAWFKDFTTPLVIMAPIPLTLIGILPGHAIMGAFFTATSMIGFIALAGIIVRNSIILIDFAELRRREGMALDEAIIDAGAVRFRPMLLTAAAVVIGSFVIVFDPIFQGLALAMMCGEIASTALSRVTIPVLYFLVQSWKEKRQQKIAA; encoded by the coding sequence ATGAGCGGACTTGGCTTTGCCGGCAGAATTGCCCGCGCCTTTATCGACTCGAAGCTGACGCCTTTGATTGTCGGTGCATCTTTGCTGCTGGGGCTTTATGCGGTTCTGGTTACCCCACGGGAGGAAGAGCCACAGATCGTCGTGCCGATGATTGACATTTACCTGCCCATGCCCGGTGCAACACCGCGGGAGGTGGAAGAGCGGGTCGTCAAGCCGATGGAAGCCAAGATGTGGGAAATCAAAGGGGTGGAATACATATACTCCGCCAGCAGGCCGGGCTTGGGTATTGTCACCGTCAGGTACAAAGTCGGCGAGGATATGGAAAACTCCCTGGTGAAGCTTTATAACAAGGTTATGAGCAGCAAAGCTGCACTACCGCCTGGCGCAGGAGAGCCGCAGGTGGCGCCGAAATCCATCGATGACGTGCCAATACTTACTCTGACTCTTTGGTCAGAACGCTACGACCATTACACCTTGCGCCGGGTCGCAAGAGAATTGTGCGATGAACTGAAAAAGTCGGAGAACGTGGCGGAAAGCGACATAAAAGGGGGACAGGCCCGGCAGATAAAGGTGCGGCTTGACCCGGGCAAGCTGGCCGGCCTCGGGTTGTCGCCGCTGCAGGTGATGGGGGCACTGCAGAAAGAGAACAGTGCCGTGCGCTCGGGCTCATTTTCAGGTATGAGCAAGGATTACCTGGTGGAGACAGGCACTTTCCTCGCTGGAGCAGATACGGTAAGGCGGATCGTTGTTGCCGCCAAAGCCGGCAGACCGGTCTATGTGGAAGATGTGGCAACGGTGGAGGATGGTCCGGAAGAGGCAAAGGATTATGTCTTCCATGGCCTGGGGCGATCAGCAGAGGGTGTAGAGAAGGCCAGCAGAGCTGCCAGTTATCCGGCGGTCACTCTTTCCTTTGCCAAGCGAAAGGGGGCCAATGCCACCTGGGTTGCCGAAGACCTTGTGAAGAAGACGGAGCTTCTCAAGGGTAAACTGATTCCTTCGGATGTGCATGTAACTGTAACGCGGAATTATGGCGAGACGGCCAGGGAAAAGAATAATGAGCTGCTGTTCCATATGTTCCTGGCAGCATTTTCGGTAACCATTCTCATTGCGGTCTTCATGGGCTGGCGTGCAGGCGCCGTGGCAGCGATAGCCATACCTGTGACGCTGGCGCTGACCATGCTCATCTTCAACCAAATCGGTTATACACTCAATCGCATCACCCTCTTTGCCTTGATATTTTCCATTGGTATTCTGGTGGATGACGCCATCGTTGTGGTGGAAAATATCCACCGCTACTTCACCACCACCAGGTTTGCCCCGTTGGAAGCATCCATCAAGGCGGTTGACGAGATCGGCAATCCGACCATACTGGCGACTTTTGCAGTCATTGCCTCCATTTTGCCCATGGGCTTTGTCGGGGGGCTCATGGGGCCGTACATGCGCCCGATACCTGTCGGGGCAAGCATGGCCATGTTGTTTTCGCTGCTCATCGCCTTCATCGTTACCCCATATTTTGCCTACCGATTCATGAAGGGAGAATCCCACTTCGGCAGGGAGGAAGTGGTAAAGGAATCGCGTCTTACCCTTTTCTATCGACGGTTCATGGGAAATCTTCTCCATAAGAAAAGGGTGCGCTACGTTTTTCTGACTGGCGTAGTAGTGCTGCTGCTTGCTTCCTGTTCGCTGATCTATTTCAAGCTGGTTACCGTCAAGATGCTGCCCTTCGACAACAAGAATGAGCTGCAGGTGATCGTTGATGCTCCCGACGGCACGGCACTTGAAGAAACCGCCCGCATGCTGGCAGAGATGGGGGATGCTTTACGCAATGTGCCGGAAGTGGTGGATTTTCAGACCTATGTCGGGGTCAGTTCCCCTTTCAACTTCAATGGCCTGGTTCGCCATTATTACCTGCGCAAAGGTTCCAATGTGGGGGATATTCAGGTCAACCTGGTGCATAAATCCAAGCGAAGCGAGCAGTCCCATGATATTGCCAAAAAGATCAGGCCGGTTCTGAAAACAATAGCCGACCGCTATTCGGCAAGGTTGAAGGTGGCCGAAATCCCGCCGGGGCCGCCGGTTCTCTCAACATTGGTGGCAGAGGTATACGGACCGGATCAGGAGACGCGGCTGACGATTGCAGCCCAGGTGAAGGAGATATTCCGGAAAACTGCTGGCGTGGTTGATACCGACTGGTACGTGGAGGATGACCAGGCGAAGATAAGTTTCCAGGTTGACAAGGAGAAAGCAGCATTATCGGGCATTGCCACCGAAGACGTGGCAAAGACCCTGCAGATTGCACTGGATGGCATGAATGCGGGCATCGCTCACCTGCCGAACGAAAAGGAGCCGGTGGGGATCAACCTGAGGCTGCCAGTGGAGCGGCGCAGTTCCATTGCCGACCTGTCGTTCATCCATATTGCAGGCACACATGGCAATGTGCCCCTGACTGAGCTGATCCGGGTGAAGAACGGGGCGGAGGACAAATCCCTCTACCGGAAGAACCTGAAGAATGTGGTCTATGTTACCGGTGACGTGGCAGGGGTGGTGGAGGCGCCGGTATATGCCATCTTGAAGATGCAGAAGGAAATAGATAAGATAGCTCTTCCGGGAGGGTACAAGATAGAGCAGCGGGCGGCAAGCCAGCCCTGGAGCGAGATCCGTCCAGGCCTCAAGTGGGACGGGGAGTGGCACATCACCTATGAAGTTTTCCGCGACCTTGGGTTGGCCTTTGCCGCGGTGATGGTCCTGATCTATGTGCTGGTCGTTGCCTGGTTCAAGGATTTTACCACCCCTCTGGTTATCATGGCCCCCATTCCGCTGACCCTGATCGGCATTTTGCCGGGTCATGCCATCATGGGTGCCTTCTTTACTGCTACCAGCATGATCGGCTTCATTGCCCTGGCAGGAATCATCGTCAGGAACTCGATCATTCTCATCGATTTCGCCGAACTGAGACGGCGCGAGGGCATGGCCCTCGATGAGGCAATTATAGATGCGGGAGCCGTCCGCTTCCGGCCGATGCTGCTCACCGCAGCAGCTGTTGTTATCGGCAGCTTCGTCATTGTTTTCGATCCGATTTTCCAAGGGCTGGCCCTGGCCATGATGTGCGGCGAAATTGCATCCACCGCCTTGTCCCGGGTGACCATACCTGTCCTGTATTTCCTGGTTCAGTCCTGGAAGGAGAAACGGCAGCAGAAAATTGCAGCCTGA
- a CDS encoding TolC family protein, with product MQIIYFALCLLLSFPMMCFAEPKISPRQAILIALEKNHQLQATAHEVTAAEEDVNINRSRYLPRVSFEESAAVSNSPTRVFMMKLDQGKFASSDFDTANLNKPDSYHDFKTALTLEQPLFDLSLLKSTSIAKTAVESQKFAADQKRQDVAVQVYSAWLAVRRAKAYVSIAEQAMAEAKEHLRLAGARVGVGTGLKSEGLRAKTFLFDVEQQLVTASNDLKLAKMQLAMVIGGTPGEEVDIVDDLSVVEMTSTMKELQLLAVENRKDLQAVNKETQKAATAIELARAAYLPTLYASASYQLNDYSVPFGRDNDSWQAGVTLRWEFFSGLKTRNEVNKFKSLERAAQEYQKDYANSIAYQVSENVLRHGEAGKRLELARQAVIDAEESVRLISKRFQNSLSPMVELLDAQTSLNRARAVQVEMENGQALALARIWQSAGIFLKEVLK from the coding sequence TTGCAAATAATATATTTTGCACTTTGCCTGCTACTGTCATTTCCCATGATGTGTTTTGCCGAACCCAAAATCTCTCCGCGACAAGCCATTTTAATAGCTTTGGAGAAGAACCATCAGCTGCAGGCAACTGCCCATGAAGTAACTGCAGCTGAAGAAGATGTCAATATCAACCGCAGCAGGTATTTACCAAGGGTTTCATTTGAGGAAAGTGCGGCGGTTTCAAATTCTCCTACTCGTGTTTTCATGATGAAGCTGGACCAGGGGAAATTTGCCTCCAGTGACTTTGATACAGCCAATCTCAACAAACCCGACTCCTATCATGATTTTAAGACGGCGCTGACCCTTGAACAGCCATTGTTCGATTTATCCCTGTTAAAATCCACGTCAATTGCTAAAACGGCAGTAGAAAGTCAAAAATTTGCCGCCGATCAGAAGCGACAGGATGTGGCGGTGCAGGTTTATTCGGCGTGGCTGGCGGTCCGACGTGCAAAGGCCTATGTCAGCATAGCTGAACAAGCCATGGCAGAAGCAAAGGAACACCTGCGGCTGGCGGGGGCAAGGGTTGGCGTAGGGACAGGTCTTAAGTCAGAGGGATTAAGGGCAAAAACATTTCTTTTTGATGTGGAACAGCAACTGGTCACGGCAAGCAACGATTTGAAGCTGGCAAAGATGCAGCTAGCAATGGTTATCGGGGGTACTCCAGGGGAAGAGGTGGATATTGTCGATGATCTATCGGTTGTCGAGATGACCTCGACCATGAAGGAACTGCAACTATTGGCTGTCGAGAATCGTAAAGACCTGCAGGCAGTGAATAAAGAAACCCAAAAAGCAGCAACTGCGATTGAACTGGCGCGCGCAGCCTACCTTCCCACTTTATACGCCAGCGCCTCTTATCAATTAAATGATTACAGCGTCCCGTTTGGTCGGGATAACGATTCATGGCAGGCGGGGGTGACTTTGCGCTGGGAATTTTTCTCAGGGCTGAAAACCCGTAATGAAGTCAATAAATTCAAGTCGCTTGAGCGAGCCGCCCAGGAATATCAAAAGGATTATGCCAATTCCATCGCCTATCAGGTAAGCGAAAATGTTCTTCGCCATGGGGAAGCCGGGAAAAGGCTTGAATTGGCGCGGCAGGCAGTGATTGATGCGGAGGAAAGTGTTCGCCTGATCAGCAAGCGATTTCAAAATTCCCTGTCTCCCATGGTCGAGTTGCTGGATGCGCAGACGTCTCTGAACAGGGCTCGCGCGGTACAGGTTGAAATGGAAAATGGGCAGGCACTTGCTTTGGCGCGGATCTGGCAATCAGCGGGAATTTTCCTCAAGGAGGTTCTTAAATGA